From the genome of Glycine soja cultivar W05 chromosome 14, ASM419377v2, whole genome shotgun sequence:
tatgcggaggaaatagaattattctattctaattcaaattgttctcagcagcgatacaataaatagcaaaagataaactaattagataacaagatattagcaaaacagaatattaaaactaacttgctccttaaagataggaatcacttattgactaggttaatccattaaaactgacttactcctaaaatataggaaaccaacttatttactaaatcctattttaaaaactgaaaaataaaatattatacagttacaaaagtatatcttcaacaTAAAGAATCTTTATtacaaacaaattattaatgattttacaacaaaaaaataatcaagaagGACATATTCAAATGATTACGAGGGTACCATTTTCGCAATTCACTTAGGATACCAAAAGTCTTAGTACCAACTCTGTCCCAAAGCAAATACAATCTCAAGACAGAGACCTTAGTTGACCTATCCTTGTCCGATATGTTGCCGAGTACTATTCAGATTGGGTGGGTACAAACAAATCCGTCCCAACCCGTTGCATTAACACGACCAGTTGGTCTTGGCTGTTTTTCCTTTTGTCTAAACTGCTCATTGTAAAAGTGAAAACAAACTATTATTACTATACATTGACTTATGCACTGCATAGGTATCttggtttttaaaatatattatttatagtaaatagaattattaaaaagtttaaaaacaaaaatagagagATAATTATCTgtttatttagaatttttattgtctattaaaattttgtttagcgGTATTTAGTATATGCAATATTAGGATATAGTTTTACTTAAACTTGGTACTTTCAACTCTATATTTTATGAACTCTATTTAAATCTATTATCATAAGTATGCAATAATATGTAGATAACACTGttatatcattaaattaaacGCTAATGTAACTTGTCGAGGAAATAATGACTATAAGTGTTAATTAGTTCTTTCTCGCCATTGATATGTTGTTGTACGTTTTGTTACCGTTGACATAAGGGGTTTAACTTTCCCATTATTATGTAATGTggaattttatctttataattatatttatagtccaacaatattataatttatatttttttaatgtgcaatacacatgaataaaaaaaattatactgtaACTAGAATTCATAaattaagattttgaagtacATTATAACCATTTTGTTAAGAAAATTAGCATGCTTACAATGAATATTGAATGCACTACTACCTTGCAACGCAATTACTAGCTTTATTTGTTAAGAAAATGGTTGACAAAAATTCTTCTAATGAGAAATTATTTTACTCATATCTACTGGcacaaaaattagaatttttttcacaattctttcaccaaaaaaagtGCTTATATAGCAAACAaactcaccttttttttttaagcaaagaAGATTGCAGAGGCAACAAAATACTGTCTATATTCCAACTAGATTGACACTGCAACCAGCATTAAACCTATGCAGCACCCATGGAATTCATATAACAAAATAGTCTTCTTCTCTACTTCCTAGAAGTCTACAACTTTAAGATAGTATGAATATTTAACAGTTCAAGTATAATAGTTTTCTCCATAAATGATGGATAATGCAATGGaatcatttctttttctgtttacaGGTCCATCAAGAAAAAAGATCTGGTGTCAATTTGTTGTTCGTTATATAGAAGCAAAAAGTAAAAGACAAACTTAGAAAATAtacgaaaaacaaaaaaaaaaacataaaattgcaATTTATAAATACAAGCACACCCATTAAATACAAGATGCTTTTTATATAGAGATAAAGCATAACTGACAAATGTAAAAGAAACTCCACAATTTAATGCTCTTAAAAACGCAACATAACAATAAACATCACAATAACATCTCTTAAGAACTTGGTCTAATGAcaaattattcattataaaaCAACTGAAGCACTGAGGCATTTTTCAACAAAGATGTGGCATAAACGTTAGGGACTTCTTCTTGAGCGTGGCACTGAATCCTACTCAGCCTTCTTTGCTTGCACTACTCACTTCCCTACTGTCTGCACCATTTCCCTGAAATATCGTGAAAAATTTCTCTGTTAATCTTCtaatacaaaattttacaaaatggtaataaaaaattcaaaggtTATAACTTTTTCTTGTATAGTTTATCTTACCAGGAAAGGATTATAAGTGACAGGTATCAAATATATATCATCTTTTCTTGCAACAGTCACTCCAAATTCCTCAGTCATGTCAAAGTCCTCATTTTTCATTCCATTTGGAAGCTTCCAATCAAAGTGATACAACAAAAATGCAAGTATCAGCTCAACACTTGCTAAACCAAAGGTGCTTCCTGGGCAGATTCTTCTTCCAGCACCAAATGGAATGTACTCAAAATTACACCCTTTGAAGTCAATAGAGCTATCAATGAATCTCTCTGGATAAAACCTCTCTGGTTCACTCCAGTAATTTGGATCTCTTGCAATTGCCCAGACATTGATAAATACCTTGGTTTTGACTGGTATATGGAACCCATTAATCTCACATGCCTGTGCACATTCTCTTGGAAGTATAAGAGGAGCTGGTGGGTGTAACCTTAGGGTCTCTTTGACAActgatttcaaatattttagttCATCCATGCAACTTTCGTCAACCCTTCCTTTCATGTTGAATATCTCTCTCACCTCAATTTGTGCTTTCTTCATCACTCTTGGATCTCTTATCATCTCTGCCATTGCCCAATTTATGGCAGTTGCTACTGCATCAATTCCACCAGCAAAGATGTCCTGCAAGGATATGCAAAGAGAGTAAgttatgatttgatttttctgAAGTGAGGAGTGTACTATAGGCTATAGAGTATAAAGTGCACTTACAAGTTAAAATTGTTGATTAGAAGATCAGTTATTTACTTGTTGAGATTGTGAAAAATTACATACTCATGTATAACAAACtatgaatttattaaaatatatctaaaCAATAGATTTTCTCATTAGTAGTTATAACTTGGCACTAATTATCTAAAATGCACACCCTTCACATTGATGTAGTCGAATTCAAAAGGTATAACATGCAGAAGGCATCCAATAATACAACACGGAAATGGCTACACAGTAGAAAACTTTGAAGTGCTCATGTGTGGTATATTCTGGTGTAGGTATTAAACATGTGTCTAAGatctgtttattttattttttttataggcaaaaGGTATTTCATTAAAAGATGTAAAACTCAACTCTGGCACAAGAAATACCACTATCATGTTAATAAAAAGAGTCGGATGCAAAGAATATACCAaactaaaccaaataaaaacaaagaccTCCAACTGAAGGACCAATACATCAAGAGTCAAGACATAGATCTCTTAAACAtttttaagagaagaaaataagataaaatatatttaacttctctataagctaaaatcaacttatgtaccttttttttgtgcttataaagaaatttattcaaacaagACCAAAGTGTCATAGAAATGAGCTATGTTCATAAAAGAATGGATTAACAAATGTGGTTGTTATCCTTACCGAGGTAACTGCCTTGATATTGTTAATAGTTAAGCTAAATCCCTGGTTACTAGCATTACCCTCCTCGTATTTAAGGAGAACAGCTAACAGATCTTCCTCTGCTTTGCCGTTGCCTTCTTTGGCTTTTGACTTTGCCTCtttgtgttcattgatgatgTCTCCTAGTATCCGATCAATTTGTCCAAACAGCTTCTCAAGCTTAGACCTCAAACCAGTAACATGTTGAAGCCATTTAGCAGAAGGAAATAAATCTCCTATGTTAAAACCTGCTGCAACTTTTACACCTTCTTTTATGATTGATATGAATTCTTCTTTGTCTTTGCACTTCATGCCAAACGCAGCTCTCGAAATTATATTGCACACTGATGAGTGCACTGCTTCAGTGAGGTTGATGGGGGACCCTTCATGTGAACCAACCATTTTGACAAGATTGGTGAACTCTTCTTCTCTAATTGACCGGAATGAGTTGACACGTTTTGGGGAGAGAAGCTCCATGGCGCATATTTTTCGTACCTGTCTCCAATATTCTCCATAAGGTGCAAAAGCAATACTTGTGTGTTCATAGGTCGTTATTTCTGAAACTAGAAACTTGGGCCTTGATGCAAAGTTGACATCATGGGTTTTCAGTATCTCCTCAGCATACTCTGCTGAGGAAACAACGATTGTGAAGATCTCCCCAAGTTGGAGATGCATCATGGGTCCGTATATTTTGGCCAGGTCTCTTAATTTTCGGTGTGGTGTCGATGTAACAAGCTGGTGTAAATTTCCTATAATAGGCAGTTTCCATGGTCCTCGGGGTATGTTTAGAGACAATTCAGTTCTCTTGAGTTTTCTCCCTAGTTTTAGGATCAGAATCATGAAGAGGAATAAGGGCAAGATAAGGGCTAATGAGTTGAGTATTTGAGAATCCATGGTGACTAAAATGATTAGTAAGAGGTTCTATCAGAAACTCCTtatatataaagatgaataatgctGCACATAAGGGAGAATCCAAGACTTGGGGgattttttataaactaattttagttttctgttgtttcttatattttatacaaaaataaggCCTACAAAGGCctcattttagcgaagaaatttcaattatattatcaCCACAAACGCTAACTATCATCTACAGCGAGTCTTAAATAACCATTAAACCAAAGAAAGACAAGGCAAGTTCATATGCGCAAGGCTTGCCTTCtctttcttgaaaaaaattatgtccaacTAAATCTCATTTTTGATGTTATAGCTACGCAATTCTTCTACAtgttaaagtatatttttatttttatattagtattGTTTATATTCATTGTTGagcttatttttaattatttttgtacacgcaagtgtatatatatatatatatatatatatatatatatatatatatatatatatatatatatatataatattagagCCTGTGTAATGTATTTTCACCACAACTAAATTTGTTATTAGtcagaactaaaataaaatttgttaatttattaagaaataaacataaaaatcattaatttattagatatttaacccaaaacaaaaatttatttaaaaacaaatacaaaaatcaaatatctattaggaataaaaacatacttaatcttttatatatatatatatatataacactcttttagtaattaaaatatatttatgacatttttttaattataacattatgttactattatttacaaaaaattaatgatgcaGTTGGCACTGTAGTTTAATGTGACAAGCTATAGCCAGCACTAACCTCACCAGATTTAATTTTATAGATCATAGGCATGTGTCTGTACAGAAATTTTTCCGGTTATTTTGTTTtcgtaaattttaataattatatcaaaatggTCACCTGTTTAATCATACAGTCTGCCAAGACGAAGTCTAAAACTTCTACTAAAACCCAACCAATAGTTGTTCTTTTAGTTAATACAACCACCAACGGCTTATGTCCTTTTCTTTCCTTAtcttatatgaataaaaattgGTGAAAATCTACCCTCTAACTAATTGATATTTAGAAAGGATAGAGagacaagaaagaaaaatataaatattataaagaatataatgtgataaaaaaatagaaataagaaaataataagtgaCAATAACGTATTTAGAATTATAAAATGTTCACAtatctctcttcttcttacgTAGAgcaaattttatacttttctacATATTTGATAACGTAGCAATCCACATCCATGACTAGTAAATTAGACTTAATTGGAGACAAAATGGTGGATGTAATTTAAAGTAGAACTGTATGTGATACAAATTATCGTACATGCTTGTAAATCAATTGGTGGCATAtattgatggaaaaaaaaattgtacaagaTGGAAAAAAATTGATGGGGGTTAGAAACACTTCCATCAACATtaataaattgattattaagAACTACGCGGCCCGGCTTTTGATTAGTTTTGGTTGACTTACTGGTGGAATTAATATAGTTTAAAACTGATCCATTAATGTAACAAGTGAGCAATTTCAATTAATGAAACGGATATGGATCTAAAATAATCAATGTCGGTTGACTTGTGTGAACATTTAAAACTGAAACCTAACTGATGTAACAAATGTTGACCTATAATTATCAATGACTTGTCTGCATGGAAGCGCTTTTCATGGGTCACAGCTGCAGAAAGATACGAATGCTTCAACTTCGAGCTAGGGACAGAGGGAGAAGAGGAAGGGCCAAGTGCAGGGACGGAACTACGTTTACAGTAACAGGGGTAGTCGCCACCCTGAACTAGAAAATGTTCTGAATATATACAATGACAATAAATATTGTATTTGCCTTGTTCTACATTTTCATCCCGCTCCCCTGCCTTCAgccttgttttatatttttgtaacttTAGGTTTAGAAAGTTGTTAGTAATAACCAACAAATGGAAAAGCTAAATGATAATAGATTTAATTctcttaaataagattttaagtttgattcatGTGAATGAAAAAAGTGTGGATAAGAGAAAAaccatattaaatataattagttagaTTTttcgataaaaattaattatcgacATATACCAATAATATGACAACAAACAAAATTCActaatattattgattttatgtttagtCAAAAAATCTCAAAACATATTAAGTGATCAGgggtaattaaataatttataacatgttttgctgataaaaaaattacgacatgttttctttttttctactaTGTATTTGTAACgagtattttcttttaaatattgtaTTATAGTATTATTCTTCTTATATTAAGATTTAACTTTGCTTTATatcttattttacaaattttgttcATAGCAAACTAGCAATAATTATTCATGGAAAGAATTAGAATAGACattagaaaatgtttttattttcattttaggattaaattttatttttaattaattggttaaatttctattttgatcctttaattttattttattttattttgacccTTATGTTTTAAATGGTGTTAATTGGttgaacaaaaatttatttcatgttCAGAGTGAGCAAtagtcactactagaaaatagtcTTTGAATATCGGTTATTAAGCACTTTCAATATCAGTTATTAACCGATATTGAAATTACCGACATTAAaagtatcaatgttaacatcgattttaagaAATTGATGTTAAACTAAACtacacaacatcgattttctaaaaACATCAATGCGTATAggaagaaataacaaaaaaaatgtaaaatatgtataaaCCAATATCGATATTGTTGAACAGAAAACAACATTAGTTTTTGTGAAAACCAATGATGTTTTCTcctcaacaacatcaattttagaaaaatggatgttgttttttggtaaacaacatcgatttttctaaaaactgatgttgtctTTGTGCAACAACATGAtgttttttggaatttttttaaatatcctatttattttttaattacctcAAATTAAcctacaaattgaaaaaaaaaaaaaacaacccaAACAGTTTTCAAATAGTTTTTATCAGGTAGTTCAAATTTTGTCcataataattgaatatttactatCAATTAAAgcaaatatttaaagtaatgaaagtcaataaataaaatcaattgtaaactaatctaaattaacataactctacaattctaaaattacttaaacacctagtgtttcatttttaacttttagatgATATGTTGCCCACTGAATGCGAATTACCTTCATGGTGTCTAGTTCCAATGGTATTGGATcagtaaaatactgcatgatataataaaatataagttcataactataaataataacaattataaaaaattgaattagttttgaagTAAACAATTATTGTTTCTCAATTATCCTTGAAACCTCCTATGACTATtgttgacatccaatgcattaCGTAGTACCCATACTTAGTCTTTCCTTTAATTACAATTCATCTAGGAGAAACCTTGGATTTACTTCCTTGACTATCGTTAACAAACTTCAAAACACTgattaagagaaacatgcatgtatattgtacaattaaaatattgatgtcaaatACTAATCATAAAGTAAATGTATTACAAAATACAACTGACCTGTTAATAATTCCTTTCAAGTAATTGTCGGGCCTATTGTGCAATGCACAAAACCATATGACAACATTATCCTTATGACATATAACAACCATTTGTCAATGTGCACTGCATTGGAgaatattaagttattatagtgcacacattatttaaattgatttattcagtttaacttacccattcaagtaggctcaTAGGTATACATCTCTGTGGATTATGCatccatttcttaatataatctttTGATTAAATTGCAACTGTCCATATCTTTGTATGGACTGTGGCTCAAGAAATCCAAACACAAAGACATTCctcgctcgcatacttgtctcagtcatatgcatatttttgttaaaataaagtaaattatgtatgaatttaaaccAATTAGTTAGCTAATATACAATaatgtacaaggggaagttaCGAAATTCATACTTGTATAACAGAGATGCTAAGACATTGACCAATATGTGCTCTTTCAGAAAGATCTTCATACTTTATGTACAGGGGAAATTTTTCATTGTACACCCCAAGCACGGTAGCATCCCATGGCACGTACAAAGGCTTGAGAAAAAGTTgcgggatggtcaatgtcattagGTATAGGGGATCGACATTAGGATCCGGTCTATCTACAGGTTTTGTCGATCCCTCAACTCCCTATTTATCCTACACTGTAAATAAACATAAGTGAATGACAACCAACAATTTATTTGTaacaaatccttttttattaattcttaaaaacaacaaaatgaaatacttGTTCTGAAAAACGCTTTACAAGATGTGTCGACCAAGCAAGGAAAGTGTTAAGTGTTTGCCCCACTAACTGAACCTCTTGAGTGGATACAGGAACACAAGCATCAGCATCTCAAACTTCTTCAACACcgaccttgacttgatcattGCCCAAAGGGATGTTGTGGATGGTGGTCgacccctcataaactcttccaagGGCAACCAGGCGAAGAGGATTTTCATCCACAGACAACCCACATTTGTTTGAGTCACCCATGTCTGGGTCTTGCCAGAGGGATCGGCACAACTTTCCTTTGTACTGACACGAGCAACAGaaggaccaacctcaggctTAGGAGGTAGTGTGAGTCCATGTGACTGCATCTGTGACTGCAACTAGGACTGCATTTGGCTGAATTATAAATTAGTTGTTATTGAAGAGACTAGAGATTGTGAAATGCTTGAGTGCTTAACCTACTCAGttgatctatatttatatagacTTAGGGAGTAAATACAATGTGAAATTTACAAGAATATTAATGAAGTTCTAGTACCTATGTACATGCATGTGAATTCCTAGATACATGAATATGTGACTAACTAGGTACATTAATAACTATTATTTGATGGAACAACTACCCATACAATGTGTGGAACAACTACCTATACAAGGTGTGTAATTCCAACACTcccccctcaagctggagcatataaGTCAAATGCTCCAAGCTtggaacaaatatttttaattcttggtCCCCTTAGAGACTTTGTAAAGATGTCTGCTAGTTAATCATTAGAACTAACAAATTCAGTAATAACTTCCTTAGAAAGGACTTTCTCCCGAACAAAATGACAATCAATCTCAATATGTTTAGTTCTCTCATGGAATACTAGATTAGAAGCTATATGTAGGGCTTCCTGATTATCACAACATAGCTTCATTTGTTGAGTATTTCCAAACCTCAATTCTTGAAGATGTTTAATCCAAATGAGCTCACATGTGGCTACAACCATAGCTCTATATTCAGCCTCTGCACTAGACCTTGCAACAACATTTTGCTTCTTACTCTTCCGTGAGACAAGATTTCCTCCAAAAGACACACAATATCCTGAAGTGGAACGCCTATCAATGGGTGATCCTGCCCAATCTGCATCACAAAATCCAACTATTTGAGTGCTTCCTTTGTCTTAAAGTAGTCCTTGTCCTGGGGTCCTTTCAATGTATCTCAAAATTTGAATTACTGCATCCCAATGATCATTATGAGCAGATTGCATGAATTGACTCACCACTCCAACTGCAAAGGAAATATCTGGCCTTGTAATAGTGAGGTAGATAAGCTTCCCAACCAATCTTCGATATCTTTCAGGATCAGAATAAGGCTCCCCATGATTGGGTAGCAATTTTTGATTTGGATCCATAGGAGTATCAATTGGTCTACAATCTGACATACCAGTTTCTTTAAGTATGTCTAACGCATACTTCCTTAGTCTAAAAATGACTAAATAAATGTTCTTTTAGTTGAGCAATTTTTCCTTGGTCATTTCTTATGATGACTATATCATCTATATAGACCACCAAGTAAAAACATCTACTCGATGAGGTATGACAATAAAAAACTGAATGGTCTGCTTCACTTCGTTTTATCCCAAAAGCCTGAACAACTGAGCTGAATTTTCCAAACCAAGCACGTGGGGATTGTTTGAGTCCATAAAGAGACCTCCAAAATTTGCAAACCAAGCTAGACTCCCCCTGAGCAACAAATCCCGGTGGTTGCTCCATATAAATCTCCTATTCTAATTCCCCATGTAGaaatgcatttttaatatcCAACTGATACAGTGGCTAATGACAGATGGCAGCTATGGCAAGAAAGAGTCAAACAAAAGTAATTTTAGCCATAGGGAAGAAAGTATCTCCATAATCTAGGCCATAAATTTGGGTATAACCTTTggctaccaatcgagctttgaGGCGATCAATCTGTCCATTGGTCCCAACTTTTATAGCATATACCCATCGATAGCCAACAGGTTTCTTGCCTGGGGGAAGAAGAACCAGCTCCCAAGTACCATTATGCTCCAAAGCCTGCATTTCATCAATCATGGCTTGTCGCCATCCTGGATGATCAAGTGCTTCACAAAGATTTTtaggaagagaaataaaagataaagagaaaacaaaagaatggTATGAAGAAGAGAGACGGTGATAACTTATGAAGTTATAAATAGGATAAGGATTACATGTAGACCGAGCACCTTTCCTAAGAGAAATGGGCAAGTCAAGATTCTCTTCAGGTAGGTCCATGGTCGAGTTGTCTGCTGGAGTAAGACATGATTCAGCTGGTCTTTCATTACCTTCAAGTTCTGCGTCAGGAATTCGAGGATGACGTCGATATACGATGGGTGATCTTTGAGTCTGCTCAAGTGAAGGATTGTCAGGAATATCTATGGTAGAATCTACAGTTGACTCTGATTCCTGAAAAGAAGGTGATGGACCAAGATAGGGAATAGGAAAAActtcttgaagaatattggACTCAACCATGGAAGGAGCAAAGTATggattttcttcaaaaaaaaaatgtaacatctGTAGAGATATAATAACGATTGTGAATAGGAGAGTAACATCGGTAACCTTTATGTAATCTAGAATATCCAAGGAAAACACATTTGATGGCTCGAGCAACAAGCTTATCAAGACCTGGAGACAAGTTATGAACAAAACAGGTGCATCCAAAAATATGTGGATCAACATGAAGCAATAGTTCTTTAGGAAAAAAATGGAAtgtggtattttatttttaatagaggAAGAAGGCATTCGATTTACCAAAAAACAGGCTGTCAAAACTGCATCACCCCAATGCCGGACAGGTACATTGGCATGAAGTAATAATGTCCGAGCAGTCTCAACAAGATtcctattcttcctttcggcaATGCCATTCTGTTGAGGAGTATGAGGACAAGAAGACTGATGGAGAATGCCCTGCGctgacaaaaaagaagaaatagcaGAAGAAAAGTATTCTTTCGCATTATCACTCCTAAGGATCTTAATTGTCTTACCAAACTgagttttaatttcattaacaaAAGAAGTGAGAATCGAAAAAAATTTAGATCATTCTTTCATTAAGAAAACCCAAGTACATCGAGAAAATTCATCAATGAAAGTAACGAAATATCTATAACCTATAGAAGAAACACGACTAGGACCCCATATATCAGAGTGAATAACCGAAAAAGGGAATCAACACGACTTTCAACATGCCTAAAAGAAGAACGAACATGGTTTCCTAGTTGACATGACTCACAAAATAGGtcctttattttttcaagactCGGGAccagtatttttaatttagataaatatGGGTGTCCTAAACGTTCATGAAGGAGCTTTGGTGATGTGGCAGCACCGCAAACCCAAGAAAGATTAGGCTTGAGGTAGTAAAGACTATGAGATTCATGTCCTACGCCAATCATCTAACCCATACCACGTTCCTGTATGACAAAGGAGTTAGCATCAAATGTTACTGAACAATTATGAGAATGAGTAAGCTGACTAAGAGATATTATATTGAAAGGACAACCAAGTATGAACAAAACAAAGTTTAAAGTTAAAGAAGAAGTGGGTGATACATGGTCGGTTCCTGTTGCTGCAACTTTAGAACCATCGGCTAAAGTAATTAAATGAGGAATTTTAGGAGGAGAGagggatgaaaataaaaaactattacaAGCAATGTGATCAGAAGCACTTAAATCAATTATCCATGGACTTTGATTATTACTAGATTGGGAAATGCAAGCAGTGGAGTTATGACCTCTTATAGCAGATGATGTTTAAGATTCCTTGGCAGCATTTAGCTGGAGATACTCATGATAGTCGACCTTCAAAAACTTTATCTCAGATGTTTCAAACTTTGAAATATTCACCGATTTTCTGGGGAATCCGTGAATAGAATAACAAGTGTCTTATGTGTGGCCCACTTTCTTACAGTAAGAACATTGAGGGCGACCTCCTCTTCCAGCTCGTCCTCC
Proteins encoded in this window:
- the LOC114383577 gene encoding cytochrome P450 71D11-like, with the translated sequence MDSQILNSLALILPLFLFMILILKLGRKLKRTELSLNIPRGPWKLPIIGNLHQLVTSTPHRKLRDLAKIYGPMMHLQLGEIFTIVVSSAEYAEEILKTHDVNFASRPKFLVSEITTYEHTSIAFAPYGEYWRQVRKICAMELLSPKRVNSFRSIREEEFTNLVKMVGSHEGSPINLTEAVHSSVCNIISRAAFGMKCKDKEEFISIIKEGVKVAAGFNIGDLFPSAKWLQHVTGLRSKLEKLFGQIDRILGDIINEHKEAKSKAKEGNGKAEEDLLAVLLKYEEGNASNQGFSLTINNIKAVTSDIFAGGIDAVATAINWAMAEMIRDPRVMKKAQIEVREIFNMKGRVDESCMDELKYLKSVVKETLRLHPPAPLILPRECAQACEINGFHIPVKTKVFINVWAIARDPNYWSEPERFYPERFIDSSIDFKGCNFEYIPFGAGRRICPGSTFGLASVELILAFLLYHFDWKLPNGMKNEDFDMTEEFGVTVARKDDIYLIPVTYNPFLGNGADSREVSSASKEG